From Curtobacterium sp. SGAir0471, the proteins below share one genomic window:
- the mscL gene encoding large conductance mechanosensitive channel protein MscL, with protein sequence MKGFKEFLLRGNVIDLAVAVVIGAAFTAIVTAIVNSLINPLIGAVFNASSLDKALIVSIPTVSGGSADILFGAIIGAVLNFVIVAAVVYFALVVPVNRLKKVAFERVKQNEEQTPQDVPPTDVEVLLEIRDLLRTQNGAAATSGGGAHVAPSTAPEGPGISGSTKL encoded by the coding sequence GTGAAGGGCTTCAAGGAGTTCCTGCTGCGCGGGAACGTCATCGACCTGGCCGTCGCGGTCGTCATCGGTGCGGCGTTCACCGCGATCGTCACCGCGATCGTGAACTCGCTCATCAACCCGCTCATCGGCGCCGTCTTCAACGCGTCGAGCCTGGACAAGGCGCTGATCGTGTCGATCCCGACCGTCTCCGGCGGATCGGCCGACATCCTGTTCGGCGCGATCATCGGTGCCGTCCTGAACTTCGTCATCGTCGCGGCGGTCGTCTACTTCGCGCTCGTCGTCCCGGTCAACCGCCTCAAGAAGGTCGCCTTCGAGCGGGTGAAGCAGAACGAGGAGCAGACGCCGCAGGACGTCCCGCCGACGGACGTCGAGGTGCTGCTCGAGATCCGCGACCTGCTCCGCACCCAGAACGGCGCCGCGGCGACGTCGGGCGGCGGCGCGCACGTCGCCCCGTCCACCGCTCCCGAGGGACCGGGGATCAGCGGCTCGACGAAGCTCTAG
- a CDS encoding NAD(P)H-quinone oxidoreductase — MQAITAHDGGLRLDEHPDPVAGPGEVLVEVAAAGVNNADLQQVAGNYPPPPGASEVLGLEVSGTVRALGDGVDGFAVGDRVCALLSGGGYATLVAVPAAQVLPVPDGVDLVEAAGLPEAACTVYSNVGMIAGLRPGQTLLVHGGTGGMGSHAVVWAKALGARVIATSGGERKVRASEELGADLVVDHRTEDFVERALDFTDGRGVDVVLDVVGADYLAKHLEVLAPNGHIAVIAAGSGAKGELDFGAMMRKRATISATTLRARPLDEKAAIVAAVREHVWPLVADGSVRPIVDSVVPLAEAAEAHRRVRDGEVIGKVLLAV, encoded by the coding sequence ATGCAGGCGATCACGGCACACGACGGCGGACTCCGACTCGACGAGCACCCGGACCCGGTGGCGGGCCCCGGCGAGGTCCTCGTCGAGGTGGCAGCTGCTGGAGTGAACAACGCCGACCTGCAGCAGGTCGCGGGCAACTACCCGCCCCCGCCCGGGGCGTCCGAGGTCCTGGGGCTCGAGGTCTCCGGCACCGTCCGCGCGCTCGGCGACGGCGTGGACGGGTTCGCAGTGGGCGACCGGGTGTGCGCGCTGCTCTCCGGTGGTGGCTACGCGACGCTCGTGGCGGTCCCGGCAGCCCAGGTGCTGCCCGTGCCCGACGGCGTGGACCTGGTCGAGGCCGCCGGGCTCCCCGAGGCAGCGTGCACGGTGTACTCGAACGTGGGGATGATCGCGGGGCTCCGTCCGGGGCAGACCCTGCTCGTGCACGGCGGCACCGGTGGCATGGGCTCGCACGCGGTCGTGTGGGCGAAGGCGCTCGGGGCCCGGGTGATCGCGACGAGCGGCGGTGAGCGGAAGGTGCGGGCGTCCGAGGAGCTCGGCGCGGACCTCGTGGTGGACCACCGCACCGAGGACTTCGTCGAGCGGGCGCTCGACTTCACCGACGGCCGCGGCGTCGACGTCGTGCTGGACGTCGTCGGGGCGGACTACCTGGCGAAGCACCTCGAGGTCCTGGCCCCGAACGGCCACATCGCCGTGATCGCCGCGGGCAGCGGTGCGAAGGGCGAGCTCGACTTCGGCGCGATGATGCGGAAGCGCGCGACCATCAGCGCCACCACGCTCCGTGCCCGTCCGCTCGACGAGAAGGCCGCGATCGTGGCCGCCGTCCGCGAGCACGTCTGGCCGCTCGTCGCCGACGGCAGCGTCCGACCGATCGTCGACTCGGTGGTGCCGCTCGCCGAGGCAGCGGAAGCACACCGCCGGGTCCGCGACGGCGAGGTCATCGGCAAGGTGCTGCTCGCCGTGTAG
- a CDS encoding DUF6264 family protein encodes MTWSHPSPPSGPSRSGPSQSGPGSTERAEWARGGTTLFPAGRIADRVSTVLLLAAGALLTLLTLVVGIIAVVSATAGCDAATGCSPGRFLGGAAIAVGGSFVVGVATVVLAIGAWVRRRSSWWIAAVGFVLAIVVVTWGGVVFAQATDTSTGAGQVSALQLP; translated from the coding sequence ATGACCTGGTCGCACCCGTCTCCTCCGTCCGGCCCGTCGCGGTCCGGACCGTCGCAGTCCGGCCCGGGCAGCACCGAGCGCGCCGAGTGGGCCCGCGGCGGCACGACACTGTTCCCCGCGGGTCGCATCGCCGACCGGGTGTCGACCGTCCTGCTGCTCGCGGCGGGTGCCCTGCTGACGCTCCTCACCCTGGTGGTCGGGATCATCGCGGTCGTCTCGGCCACCGCGGGCTGCGACGCCGCCACCGGGTGCTCACCCGGCCGGTTCCTCGGCGGAGCGGCGATCGCGGTCGGCGGCTCGTTCGTCGTCGGGGTCGCGACGGTCGTGCTCGCGATCGGCGCATGGGTGCGCCGTCGCTCGTCGTGGTGGATCGCCGCGGTCGGCTTCGTCCTGGCGATCGTGGTCGTCACCTGGGGCGGTGTCGTCTTCGCGCAGGCGACCGACACGTCGACCGGTGCCGGCCAGGTCTCCGCACTGCAGCTGCCCTAG
- a CDS encoding FmdB family zinc ribbon protein, with protein MPTYSYRCTECDNAFDVKQSFSDATLTECPVCGGALRKVFSPVGVTFNGGGFYRTDSRSTPKSEGSSSASPSTSSSSSSSSSSTPAPSASKPAAPSAS; from the coding sequence GTGCCCACCTACTCGTACCGCTGCACCGAGTGCGACAACGCCTTCGACGTCAAGCAGTCGTTCTCCGACGCCACCCTCACCGAGTGTCCCGTGTGCGGTGGCGCCCTGCGCAAGGTGTTCTCGCCGGTGGGCGTGACCTTCAACGGCGGCGGCTTCTACCGCACCGACTCGCGGTCGACCCCGAAGAGCGAGGGCTCGTCGTCGGCTTCCCCGTCGACGTCGTCCTCTTCGTCGTCCTCGTCCTCGAGCACGCCGGCGCCGTCCGCGTCGAAGCCGGCCGCGCCCAGCGCCTCCTGA
- a CDS encoding HpcH/HpaI aldolase/citrate lyase family protein, with protein sequence MAIDDRTAPSAPAPSSARPDRRRSVPAEISRSWLLVPGTAADRFERAQRSRADQIILDVEDAVDPAAKPGARTTVASWLAGGGEAWVRINDVTTEFWADDVEELRGLPGLQGVMLAKTESPAQVTDTWHRLGGHTPVIALVESALGIEEATSIARAQGAFRLAFGSGDYRRDTGTSADTLAMAYPRSRLVVASRVGDLPGPIDGPTVGSAHAILREQSQVAVSLGLTGKLCLDTEQLPVINEVISPTPTDVAWAQDFLDDFEARGQVIRDGSDLPRLGRAQKIQRLAQAFGVEAR encoded by the coding sequence ATGGCCATCGACGACCGCACCGCCCCGTCCGCCCCCGCACCATCGTCGGCCCGGCCGGACCGGCGCCGGTCGGTCCCCGCCGAGATCTCCCGGTCGTGGCTCCTGGTCCCCGGCACGGCGGCCGACCGCTTCGAACGGGCCCAGCGGTCGCGCGCCGACCAGATCATCCTCGACGTCGAGGACGCCGTCGACCCCGCCGCGAAGCCGGGAGCCCGCACGACCGTCGCGTCGTGGCTGGCCGGCGGTGGTGAGGCCTGGGTGCGGATCAACGACGTCACGACGGAGTTCTGGGCGGACGACGTCGAGGAGCTCCGCGGGCTCCCGGGTCTGCAGGGCGTGATGCTCGCGAAGACCGAGTCGCCGGCGCAGGTCACCGACACGTGGCACCGGCTCGGCGGCCACACCCCGGTGATCGCCCTGGTCGAGTCGGCGCTCGGCATCGAGGAGGCGACGTCGATCGCGAGGGCCCAGGGCGCGTTCCGCCTGGCGTTCGGCTCGGGTGACTACCGCCGCGACACCGGCACCTCTGCCGACACGCTCGCGATGGCCTACCCGCGCTCGCGACTCGTCGTGGCCTCGCGGGTGGGCGACCTGCCCGGCCCGATCGACGGCCCCACGGTCGGTTCGGCGCACGCCATCCTGCGCGAGCAGTCCCAGGTGGCGGTTTCCCTCGGCCTGACCGGCAAGCTCTGCCTCGACACCGAGCAGTTGCCCGTGATCAACGAGGTCATCTCCCCCACCCCGACCGACGTCGCGTGGGCGCAGGACTTCCTCGACGACTTCGAGGCCCGCGGGCAGGTCATCCGCGACGGCTCCGACCTGCCGCGTCTCGGCCGCGCGCAGAAGATCCAGCGGCTCGCTCAGGCGTTCGGCGTCGAGGCGCGGTAG
- a CDS encoding ATP-binding protein gives MTDGADDADDDVPVQGADAPTGGRDQREGDRTDEPDRTLRPELQLTSPQAISLGDPRLQAGNAAEPTWDAWRTQLTGVGGTSPLTHFSDHPRARIELSTTHPGGLAQFITGKTTLLSSLIRDEVALRAARVAAAQVEAKGTELATVRGIDAVKLGIGMADWQHGDERFRGPVLLRPLAIRRHGRDFEVRLLGEPVLNPGLADALHEQYGVILDAQSFVALAQQDGSFTPNPVIDRLRGLTAHIPGFSVHARLVVSTFAEVASGMVEDTGDLSHPVLDALAGNPSAKWQVEQSYHPVEQTPSDERSPETDTLLLDADDEQENVIAQITAGNSIVVKTLPGTGGTQTIVNALGGLVAANKRVLVVSPRRATLRGIAARFAEVQLPGVAVTPGTLRRDVVRAIARNEKAARPNLREVDDALVRLRKVLTDYRGSLTRVDPDFGVSVLDCLVELSRLSLLPVPPSTTARLSKRSVTSMVEGRSRVAETMVSAANLGEFRYGPDDSPWYGAKFGSSDGAQRAHKTAKDLDADGLPTLLRRAHDLVASTHMRQFTTINELGIYLRLLTEIRDTLDRFLPVVFDRSVSELVAATAPRGEGAPMSSTNRRRLKKLAREYVRPGVHVSDLHEALTRVQQQRVLWQRYVAAGVNPEVPTGIGDVQVLFSNVVQDLARLDEPLGRTARDEQLANLPIDELVPTIARLAEESDVLHNLQERTELMQTLRDLQLEPLITDLANRHVPDTQVPAELELAWWQSALETMLESDRALLGGNTDMLDRVEADFRLVDDAHAAGVSQGLAWQLAENWKVGLVDWPDEATALKTQLKEGAITSRLLQDSAPHLSRSIAPVWLASPYEVPEIADTMPFDTVILVDAGAVTIAETVGAVRRARQTVVFGDPVTQTPSPFRTAVDPDHRALQVDEGTLDALHADSALAKLSTLLPTLSLTRSYRAGGEDLAELVNRRFYGGRIESLPWAGSFLGHGSIAIDYVSDGKAVPDPDSGAVESVDAEVDRVVRLVTEHARTRPTESLMVITASAKHAVRVEQAVLTAAQGHKDLTEFVIGDRAEPFIVATLEQSVAQSRDRVVFSIGYGRTPHGRVLRDFGPLGKPGGERLLAVAMTRARRSMVIVTCFQPSDIEAERMGHGTVALAEILAEVRARTTAEYVPDDSDPLLVDLARRLEMRGIPVALGHRGKLGLVAAHGGVCVTIETDASLVRGSLRESLRLRPEVLRRLGWHYVRVHAFQLFSDPDRVADTVASVLGVDRGATQEISIPPIPARR, from the coding sequence GTGACCGACGGCGCGGACGACGCGGATGACGACGTCCCCGTCCAGGGCGCCGACGCGCCCACGGGCGGGCGCGACCAGCGGGAGGGCGACCGGACCGACGAACCGGACCGCACCCTGCGCCCGGAACTGCAGCTCACGAGCCCGCAGGCGATCAGCCTGGGTGACCCGCGCCTCCAGGCCGGCAACGCCGCCGAGCCCACGTGGGACGCCTGGCGGACGCAGCTGACCGGCGTCGGCGGCACCAGCCCGCTCACGCACTTCAGCGACCACCCGCGCGCCCGGATCGAGCTGTCGACCACGCACCCGGGCGGACTCGCGCAGTTCATCACCGGCAAGACGACCCTGCTGTCGAGCCTGATCCGCGACGAGGTCGCACTGCGCGCCGCGCGTGTCGCCGCCGCCCAGGTCGAGGCGAAGGGCACCGAGCTCGCGACGGTCCGGGGCATCGACGCCGTGAAGCTCGGCATCGGCATGGCCGACTGGCAGCACGGCGACGAGCGCTTCCGCGGTCCGGTGCTGCTCCGTCCGCTCGCGATCCGTCGGCACGGCCGTGACTTCGAGGTCCGCCTGCTCGGCGAGCCCGTGCTCAACCCGGGGCTCGCGGACGCCCTGCACGAGCAGTACGGCGTCATCCTCGACGCGCAGTCGTTCGTCGCCCTCGCGCAGCAGGACGGCTCGTTCACGCCGAACCCCGTCATCGACCGGCTCCGCGGGCTCACCGCGCACATCCCCGGCTTCTCGGTGCACGCGCGCCTGGTCGTCTCGACCTTCGCCGAGGTCGCCAGCGGCATGGTCGAGGACACCGGCGACCTGTCCCACCCGGTGCTCGACGCCCTCGCCGGCAACCCGAGCGCGAAGTGGCAGGTCGAGCAGTCGTACCACCCCGTTGAGCAGACGCCGTCGGACGAGCGCAGCCCGGAGACCGACACGCTCCTGCTCGACGCCGACGACGAGCAGGAGAACGTGATCGCGCAGATCACGGCCGGCAACTCGATCGTGGTCAAGACCCTGCCGGGTACCGGTGGCACGCAGACGATCGTGAACGCGCTCGGCGGCCTGGTCGCCGCGAACAAGCGCGTGCTCGTGGTGAGCCCGCGCCGGGCGACCCTGCGGGGCATCGCCGCACGCTTCGCCGAGGTCCAGCTGCCGGGTGTCGCCGTGACGCCGGGCACCCTGCGCCGCGACGTCGTCCGGGCCATCGCACGGAACGAGAAGGCCGCGCGTCCGAACCTGCGCGAGGTCGACGACGCCCTGGTCCGGCTCCGCAAGGTCCTCACCGACTACCGCGGCTCGCTGACCCGCGTCGACCCGGACTTCGGCGTCTCGGTGCTCGACTGCCTGGTCGAGCTCTCGCGCCTGTCGTTGCTCCCCGTGCCGCCGTCGACGACCGCGCGGCTGTCGAAGCGGTCCGTGACGAGCATGGTCGAGGGGCGTTCGCGCGTCGCCGAGACGATGGTCAGCGCCGCGAACCTGGGCGAGTTCCGCTACGGCCCCGACGACTCGCCGTGGTACGGCGCGAAGTTCGGTTCGAGCGACGGCGCGCAGCGGGCGCACAAGACCGCGAAGGACCTCGACGCCGACGGGCTGCCGACGCTGCTGCGCCGCGCGCACGACCTCGTGGCGTCGACGCACATGCGGCAGTTCACGACGATCAACGAGCTCGGCATCTACCTCCGCCTGCTCACCGAGATCCGGGACACCCTCGACCGCTTCCTGCCCGTCGTGTTCGACCGCTCGGTGTCCGAGCTCGTCGCCGCGACCGCCCCGCGCGGCGAGGGCGCTCCGATGTCGTCGACGAACCGCCGTCGGCTGAAGAAGCTCGCGCGCGAGTACGTCCGCCCGGGCGTGCACGTCTCCGACCTGCACGAGGCACTCACGCGTGTGCAGCAGCAGCGCGTGCTCTGGCAGCGCTACGTCGCCGCCGGCGTGAACCCCGAGGTGCCCACGGGCATCGGCGACGTGCAGGTGCTCTTCTCGAACGTCGTGCAGGACCTCGCACGCCTCGACGAGCCGCTCGGCCGGACCGCACGCGACGAGCAGCTGGCGAACCTGCCGATCGACGAGCTCGTGCCGACGATCGCCCGTCTGGCCGAGGAGTCCGACGTCCTGCACAACCTGCAGGAGCGCACCGAGCTCATGCAGACCCTGCGCGACCTGCAGCTCGAGCCGCTCATCACCGACCTGGCGAACCGGCACGTGCCGGACACCCAGGTGCCCGCCGAGCTCGAGCTCGCCTGGTGGCAGTCCGCGCTCGAGACGATGCTCGAGTCCGACCGGGCGCTGCTCGGCGGGAACACCGACATGCTCGACCGGGTCGAGGCCGACTTCCGGCTCGTCGACGACGCCCACGCGGCCGGGGTGTCCCAGGGGCTCGCGTGGCAGCTCGCCGAGAACTGGAAGGTCGGGCTCGTCGACTGGCCGGACGAGGCCACGGCACTGAAGACGCAGCTCAAGGAGGGCGCGATCACCTCGCGTCTGCTGCAGGACTCCGCCCCGCACCTGTCGCGGTCGATCGCGCCGGTGTGGCTTGCCTCGCCGTACGAGGTCCCCGAGATCGCCGACACGATGCCGTTCGACACGGTGATCCTCGTCGACGCCGGGGCCGTCACCATCGCCGAGACCGTCGGCGCCGTCCGTCGTGCCCGTCAGACCGTCGTGTTCGGGGACCCGGTGACGCAGACGCCGTCGCCGTTCCGGACCGCGGTCGACCCCGACCACCGGGCGCTGCAGGTGGACGAGGGCACCCTCGACGCGCTGCACGCCGACTCCGCACTCGCGAAGCTCTCGACGCTCCTGCCGACCCTGTCGCTCACGCGGTCGTACCGCGCCGGCGGCGAGGACCTCGCCGAGCTCGTCAACCGTCGCTTCTACGGCGGCCGCATCGAGTCGCTGCCGTGGGCCGGTTCGTTCCTCGGGCACGGCTCGATCGCGATCGACTACGTCAGCGACGGCAAGGCCGTGCCGGACCCCGACTCGGGAGCGGTCGAGAGCGTCGACGCCGAGGTGGACCGCGTCGTCCGGCTCGTCACCGAGCACGCCCGCACCCGCCCGACCGAGTCGCTCATGGTCATCACGGCCTCGGCGAAGCACGCGGTCCGCGTCGAGCAGGCCGTCCTCACCGCGGCGCAGGGCCACAAGGACCTGACCGAGTTCGTCATCGGCGACCGCGCCGAGCCGTTCATCGTCGCGACGCTCGAGCAGTCGGTGGCGCAGAGCCGCGACCGCGTCGTGTTCTCCATCGGCTACGGCCGGACCCCGCACGGCCGTGTGCTGCGCGACTTCGGTCCGCTCGGCAAGCCGGGCGGGGAGCGCCTGCTCGCGGTCGCGATGACCCGTGCCCGTCGCTCGATGGTCATCGTCACGTGCTTCCAGCCGTCGGACATCGAGGCCGAGCGGATGGGCCACGGCACCGTCGCGCTGGCCGAGATCCTCGCCGAGGTCCGTGCCCGCACCACCGCCGAGTACGTGCCGGACGACTCCGACCCGCTGCTCGTCGACCTCGCCCGACGCCTCGAGATGCGCGGCATCCCGGTCGCGCTCGGGCACCGCGGCAAGCTCGGCCTGGTCGCGGCGCACGGCGGCGTCTGCGTGACGATCGAGACCGACGCGTCGCTCGTCCGTGGTTCGTTGCGCGAGTCGCTGCGGCTCCGCCCCGAGGTGCTGCGTCGCCTCGGGTGGCACTACGTGCGCGTGCACGCCTTCCAGCTGTTCTCCGACCCGGACCGGGTCGCGGACACGGTGGCGTCGGTGCTCGGCGTCGACCGCGGTGCGACCCAGGAGATCTCGATCCCGCCGATCCCAGCGCGCCGGTGA
- a CDS encoding aldo/keto reductase, which yields MKQRVIGDVSVSAIGLGGMPMSIEGRPDERQSIATIHAALEAGVTLIDTADAYHQAAKDEVGHNEELIAKAIREFHGDTDAVLVATKGGHLRPEPGPWAQDGRPEYLKEAAKASAKRLGVDAVGLYQFHRPDPSVPYADSVGALAQLLDEGVIRMAGISNADPDQIREANEVLGGRLASVQNQFSPAFRSSEPELELCDELGIAFLPWSPLGGIAKAADLGTAYEDFAVIARERDVSPQVVALAWELQKSDVVIPIPGASRPQSILDSVVAATVKLRDEDVARLDAAKPAA from the coding sequence ATGAAGCAACGAGTCATCGGAGACGTGTCGGTCAGCGCGATCGGACTGGGCGGCATGCCCATGTCCATCGAGGGGCGGCCCGACGAGCGGCAGTCGATCGCGACGATCCACGCGGCCCTCGAGGCCGGCGTGACGCTCATCGACACCGCGGACGCCTACCACCAGGCCGCGAAGGACGAGGTCGGGCACAACGAGGAACTCATCGCGAAGGCGATCCGCGAGTTCCACGGCGACACCGACGCGGTGCTCGTCGCCACCAAGGGCGGGCACCTGCGGCCGGAGCCCGGGCCGTGGGCGCAGGACGGCCGGCCGGAGTACCTCAAGGAGGCCGCGAAGGCGTCGGCGAAGCGGCTCGGTGTCGACGCCGTCGGCCTGTACCAGTTCCACCGTCCGGACCCGTCCGTGCCGTACGCCGACTCGGTCGGGGCGCTCGCGCAGCTCCTCGACGAGGGCGTCATCCGGATGGCCGGCATCTCGAACGCCGACCCCGACCAGATCCGCGAGGCGAACGAAGTCCTCGGCGGGCGTCTGGCGTCGGTGCAGAACCAGTTCTCGCCGGCGTTCCGGTCGAGCGAGCCGGAGCTCGAGCTCTGCGACGAGCTCGGCATCGCCTTCCTGCCGTGGAGCCCCCTCGGCGGCATCGCGAAGGCGGCCGACCTCGGGACCGCGTACGAGGACTTCGCCGTGATCGCCCGAGAGCGCGACGTGTCCCCGCAGGTCGTGGCGCTGGCGTGGGAGCTCCAGAAGAGCGACGTGGTGATCCCGATCCCGGGGGCGTCGCGGCCGCAGTCGATCCTGGACTCGGTCGTGGCGGCGACGGTGAAGCTGCGCGACGAGGACGTCGCCCGGCTGGATGCGGCGAAGCCGGCGGCCTGA
- a CDS encoding 5-formyltetrahydrofolate cyclo-ligase, which yields MTADLGNEKRALRAELRQRRRTRTTTERDTDTTALTATLQRFVEERQVRSLALYLSAPDEPDVRPFLRWAHEQGVRVLLPITREDGLLDWAVGDGVSEHEGLHGMPEVVGEVLSPLALGDVDAILTPAAAVGHDGCRMGWGRGYYDKTLGSMANRPPVYAVIFDAEYLDEVPREAHDEPVDGIITPSRIITFRS from the coding sequence ATGACCGCCGACCTCGGGAACGAGAAGCGCGCCCTGCGAGCCGAGCTCCGGCAGCGACGGCGCACCCGGACCACGACGGAGCGCGACACCGACACGACCGCCCTGACGGCGACGCTGCAGCGGTTCGTCGAGGAACGGCAGGTCCGCTCGCTCGCGCTGTACCTGTCGGCGCCCGACGAACCCGACGTCCGCCCCTTCCTCCGGTGGGCGCACGAGCAAGGGGTCCGGGTGCTCCTGCCGATCACCCGCGAGGACGGCCTGCTCGACTGGGCGGTCGGCGACGGAGTGTCCGAGCACGAGGGGCTGCACGGGATGCCCGAGGTCGTCGGCGAGGTGCTCTCACCGCTCGCGCTCGGGGACGTCGACGCGATCCTGACCCCGGCGGCGGCGGTCGGCCACGACGGGTGCCGGATGGGCTGGGGCCGGGGCTACTACGACAAGACGCTCGGGTCGATGGCGAACCGGCCGCCCGTCTATGCTGTGATCTTCGACGCGGAGTACCTCGACGAGGTCCCGCGCGAGGCCCACGACGAACCCGTCGACGGCATCATCACGCCGTCGCGCATCATCACCTTCCGGAGCTAG
- a CDS encoding CDP-alcohol phosphatidyltransferase family protein, with the protein MTDTTRQRPDWQTWPNLITLVRFLLIPVFIGFVVSGHPGWALVTLVVLGVSDWADGFIARRFDQGSKLGKALDPIADRLAIIAIVLSLVLVGLLPWPSVAIIVLVDAVLALLSGLWFRGNPDLEVTWTGKVRSALLFVGLPLLLFSSTSWASEHDWIRVLALVFVWAGTIGHVVAGVQYALALAAKHRSVARTA; encoded by the coding sequence ATGACTGACACCACGCGGCAGCGACCCGACTGGCAGACGTGGCCGAACCTGATCACGCTGGTGCGCTTCCTGCTCATCCCGGTGTTCATCGGCTTCGTCGTGTCCGGGCACCCCGGGTGGGCGCTCGTCACGCTCGTCGTCCTCGGCGTCAGCGACTGGGCGGACGGCTTCATCGCACGTCGGTTCGACCAGGGCTCGAAGCTCGGCAAGGCCCTCGACCCGATCGCCGACCGACTGGCGATCATCGCGATCGTGCTGTCGCTCGTGCTCGTCGGACTGCTGCCGTGGCCGAGCGTCGCGATCATCGTCCTCGTGGACGCGGTCCTCGCGCTGCTGTCCGGTCTGTGGTTCCGCGGCAACCCGGACCTCGAGGTCACCTGGACCGGCAAGGTCCGCTCGGCGCTGCTCTTCGTCGGGCTGCCGCTGCTGCTGTTCTCGTCGACCTCGTGGGCGTCCGAGCACGACTGGATCCGGGTGCTCGCGCTCGTGTTCGTCTGGGCGGGCACGATCGGCCACGTGGTCGCCGGCGTGCAGTACGCCCTGGCCCTCGCCGCGAAGCACCGTTCGGTCGCCCGCACCGCCTGA
- a CDS encoding amino acid ABC transporter ATP-binding protein — MSESVVLELRGLRKTFGEHEVLRGIDLTVHRHEVICVIGASGSGKSTLLKTVNLLEGIDDGEILLQGTDIADPRTDVDATRARIGVVFQQFNLFPHMRVLDNVTLASRRVHGIARAEAEATARRLLERIGLADFADAYPDRLSGGQQQRVAVVRAIATSPELLLLDEVTSALDPQLVGEVLDLVRELKEQGATILMTTHEMSFARNVADRIVFLHRGEVAEQGAPADVLDRPQHPALVEFLSRVHA, encoded by the coding sequence GTGAGCGAATCGGTGGTCCTGGAACTGCGCGGACTGCGCAAGACGTTCGGCGAGCACGAGGTCCTGCGCGGGATCGACCTGACCGTGCACCGCCACGAGGTCATCTGCGTCATCGGGGCGTCCGGCTCCGGCAAGTCGACGCTGCTCAAGACGGTGAACCTGCTCGAGGGCATCGACGACGGCGAGATCCTGCTCCAGGGGACGGACATCGCCGACCCGCGGACCGACGTCGACGCCACCCGCGCCCGGATCGGCGTGGTCTTCCAGCAGTTCAACCTGTTCCCGCACATGCGGGTGCTCGACAACGTCACGCTCGCCTCACGACGGGTGCACGGCATCGCGCGGGCCGAGGCCGAGGCCACCGCCCGTCGACTGCTCGAGCGCATCGGCCTGGCGGACTTCGCCGACGCCTACCCGGACCGGCTCTCCGGCGGGCAGCAGCAGCGCGTCGCCGTCGTCCGGGCGATCGCGACGTCGCCGGAACTGCTGCTGCTCGACGAGGTGACGAGTGCCCTCGACCCGCAGCTCGTCGGCGAGGTGCTCGACCTCGTCCGTGAGCTCAAGGAGCAGGGCGCGACGATCCTGATGACGACGCACGAGATGTCGTTCGCGCGGAACGTGGCCGACCGCATCGTGTTCCTGCACCGCGGCGAGGTCGCCGAGCAGGGCGCCCCGGCCGACGTGCTCGACCGGCCGCAGCACCCGGCGCTCGTCGAGTTCCTCTCCCGCGTCCACGCCTGA
- the galU gene encoding UTP--glucose-1-phosphate uridylyltransferase GalU, translating into MGFQISKAVIPAAGLGTRFLPATKAMPKEMLPVVDKPAIQYVVEEAVNAGLTDVLMITGRNKNALENHFDHVAELEETLRKKGDHEKLQKVNQSTDLADMHYVRQGDPLGLGHAVLRAKMHVGREPFAVLLGDDIIDARDPLLKRMIEVQGEKNATVVALLEVPASQTHMYGIATVEETDTDDVVKITGLVEKPPQGEAPSNLAIIGRYVIRPEVFDVLEKQEPGKGGEIQLTDALMKMAGAEEWTGGVYGVVFRGRRYDTGDKLDYIKAIVQLASDRDDLGPDLKAWLKDFNAGE; encoded by the coding sequence ATGGGTTTCCAGATCTCGAAGGCGGTGATCCCGGCGGCAGGGCTGGGCACGCGCTTCCTCCCCGCGACCAAGGCGATGCCGAAGGAGATGCTCCCCGTCGTCGACAAGCCGGCGATCCAGTACGTGGTCGAAGAGGCCGTGAACGCCGGCCTGACCGACGTGCTGATGATCACCGGGCGCAACAAGAACGCGCTCGAGAACCACTTCGACCACGTGGCCGAGCTCGAGGAGACCCTCCGCAAGAAGGGCGACCACGAGAAGCTCCAGAAGGTCAACCAGTCGACCGACCTCGCCGACATGCACTACGTCCGCCAGGGCGACCCGCTCGGTCTCGGCCACGCCGTGCTCCGCGCGAAGATGCACGTCGGCCGTGAGCCGTTCGCCGTGCTGCTCGGCGACGACATCATCGACGCCCGCGACCCGCTGCTCAAGCGCATGATCGAGGTCCAGGGCGAGAAGAACGCCACGGTCGTCGCGCTGCTCGAGGTCCCCGCCTCGCAGACCCACATGTACGGCATCGCGACGGTCGAGGAGACCGACACCGACGACGTCGTGAAGATCACCGGCCTGGTCGAGAAGCCCCCGCAGGGCGAAGCCCCCTCGAACCTCGCCATCATCGGCCGCTACGTCATCCGTCCCGAGGTCTTCGACGTCCTCGAGAAGCAGGAGCCGGGCAAGGGTGGCGAGATCCAGCTCACCGACGCGCTCATGAAGATGGCGGGTGCCGAGGAGTGGACCGGCGGCGTGTACGGCGTCGTGTTCCGTGGACGCCGGTACGACACCGGTGACAAGCTGGACTACATCAAGGCGATCGTGCAGCTCGCCTCGGACCGCGACGACCTCGGCCCGGACCTCAAGGCCTGGCTGAAGGACTTCAACGCGGGAGAGTAG